The following nucleotide sequence is from Paenibacillus andongensis.
TGATGACGGGTGAAGCCGCACATGCTGAACATCGCGGTAGCCCCATTCGCGAATTCCATATTGACCACTTGATGATCGACGACATTATTATCGCTTTTGTACACACAGCGTCCGTAAGGGGTTTCTTTCAAGCCTTTGACGATATTTTCCCTTGTCAGTTCTTCTGTAAAATGTCTCGCCCATCCTTTTCCTTCTCCTAAATAAAACCGTGGTGCGGAATACGGACAAGTCGATTCGACCGAACAGCCATTCACGCAATAATCTGTTGATCCTTCAGGAGCATTCCCGGAATGAAAATGCATCAAGGAGCCGTAAGAACTGACGCGAACACAAGGCTGATCCATTAACCAGGAGAGCACGTCCATATCATGGCACGATTTGGAAAGAATCATCGGGCTTGAGGTATCGGAGTTGTTCCAGTTCCCTCGTACGAAACTGTGTGCTATATGCCAATAACCGACGTTTTCGTTTAATTGAATGGATACAACTTGACCAATTCTGTCCTCTTGGATCAGCCGTTTAATAGCAGACCAGAATGGCGTATAGCGGAGAACGTGACAGATCGTAAGTAGACGGTTATTTTCCTTTGACGCTTTCTCCATCTCCAAGCATTCCTTAGGACTGGGCGACATTGGCTTTTCCAATAGGACATGATACTTGTTGTTCAACGCTTGAAGTGTAGGATGGTAATGCATCCGGTCCTGTGTGCAAATCATCGCAATATCTGCCATTTGCGGCTGCTCCAGCAGTTTTTCCCAGGAATCAAAGCAGCGATTCTCAGGAATTCCGTGCTCTTTGGCAAAACTTGCCCTCCGCTCCGGATTCGATTCTGCAACGGCGACGAATTTCAACAAGTGAGGGTAATGGATGGCATAAGGCGCATAACCATGGGCGCCTCGTGCTCCCGCACCGATGAGTACAGCTGTAAGCTCCTTCATAGTAGATTCTCTCCTTATTGAACAGCCCGGGTCTTTGGGATCGGGCTGTTCTCGTCTCTAACCTGCGGGTAGGATTATTTTTTCCATTCCCCTTTTAATTTCAAATCATTAAGCTCTTTGTTGACTTCATCGATAGCCTGTTTTCCGCCTTTAGCCATCCATTCATCAACCATCTTATCCCAATCGGAAATCGGTCTTTGACCGACGACCATTTTGGTCGTTTCATCCGTAATATATTGGTTCAATTCCGTCTTTTTCTCCATAAACGTAAGGGGATGAATCCGATTGAGCGGATTTACATAAAACGGTGAACTTTTCAATAGATCGGCAAGCTGTTGGTTGAATACTTTTCCTTCAGCTGTTTTATTCATCTTCGCGTAATCATACAGAATGTCATCGCCAGTTTGCCATCCCTCGTTTAAGATGTAGGCATTGGGCGCTACATTTGATCTGTTTTCCGTTATTTGCTGCGCGATTCCGTCAACCATTTTGTAGCCTTTGCCTTCATGGCCGTTCATCCAATCGTAGTATTCGTTCTTCGGATTCTGCTGATCGAAGGGAACGGGCTTTCTGAAGTAATCGATGATCTCCAGAATGCGTTTTACTTTATTCGGATCGTTTTTCAGCTTGGAAGAAATCATATACATCCGATAAAAGCCAGTCCCTAGGGTATAGCCGGAATTCCCATCCGCTGTTTTGAACGGAGGAATCGGAACGACGACCGCCTTCGGATCATTTTTCTTCAATACTTCGAAGTCAACTCCGCTCGGCCCGCCAGGTCCCGGTTGATCGTACCAAATCCCGACTTTACCCGCGTTAAACGCTTTAAATACATCGTTATATTTCGTAACAGCCCAATCTTTATTGAGCGCGCCTGCCTTGTAAACATCGGCTAGGAACTGAATTTTTTCTTTATTGGCCTGAGAAATATTGCCGGGGATTAACTGTCCGCTTGGATTCTTATGATACCAGGCGGTATTGCTGTAATAGGCGCCAAAGCCCGGGTCATAATAAATCCCTTTAGCAAGACCTAGACCTACGGTATCGTCTTTCCCGTTTCCGTCCGGATCATTCTTCGCAAAAGCCGTAACAACTTGCTTCAGCTCATCATAGGTAGTCGGCATTTTGAGCCCGAGCTTATCCAGCCAATCTTGGCGGATAAGCGGTTTTTTTCCGCCTTTTGCCGTAAAATAGGTTGGAATTCCGTAGATTTTCCCATCCACTCTCAAAGGATCCCATACATAATCCGGAACCGCTTTAAACGTGTCATATTGTTTGATGAACTCATCGAGCGGAAGGTAAGCGCCTTGCTTCGCCCATTTCACGAAGTTGGAATCCACCTCCTCCATACCGATCACATCCGGAAGATCGCCGGAAGCCATTTTTACGGCAAGCTTTTCATCATAGGTATCCCAAGGTATGTACTGTGATTTGAAATCAACCTTAAACTTTTCATTGATTGCTTTAACCGCTTCACTATCCGGTGGCGGGACCGGATCTTCCCAAGAACCTTCAAACCAATTGATCATCACTTTTTTGCCGGTATCCGTTCCAGCCTTGCCGGTTTCCTGTGGAGCCGCAGATTGCCCGGTGGAACAAGCCGCCAGACTTCCTGTCATAGTAAGAGATAGTAGGACAGTAGTTATACGTTTCATTTGCATGCAGAACCCTCCTCATGATATGTAATCGGTGCTCGCTTATCCTTTCACGGATCCCAACATCACCCCTTTCGCAAAATGCTTTTGCAGAAACGGGTAAACAAGTAAAATCGGGATCGTCGCAAGCAGGACAGCAGCCATGCCGATCGTCTCGGCTGGCGGCGGGTTTTGAGCCAATCCCATTTGGTGGCCATCCGAAAGTGTCCCAGCTGCTTGCTCCAAAATAACGATTTGGCGCAATACGACCTGTACGGTCCATTTGGCTGGATCACTCATATAGATTAAGGCAGAGAAATAGGTGTTCCAGTTGCTTACCGCGTAAAACAAACCAAATGCCGCGAGTGCCGGCTTAGAAAGCGGGATGATAATGCGTGAAAAGATTTGCAAATCATTCGCACCATCCATGTAAGCAGCTTCCGATAAATCCTGAGGAATACCCATGAAAAACTGCCTCATTACGATTAGATTGAACGAGTTGATCGCACCCGGAATGATAAGCGCCCAGTACGTATTGAGCAAATGTGTTGCTTTTATCACTAAGTAGGTTGGGATAATTCCTGCACCGAAAACAAAGGTAAACAGCACAAGGAATAAATAAAAGCGTTGGCCCCATATTTGACGCGACAGCGCATAAGCCATCATGGAAGTCAGCACTAGACTTATCAACGAACCAACGATCGTAACAAAGACAGTAACGCCAATAGAACGGACAAACGCTTTGGAATCAAAAATGTAATTGTAAGCATCGAGCACCCATGTCTTCGGAAACAGCAGCAATTCCTTTTGTACAAATTCTGCGTAAGACGTAAAAGAAGTAACAATCATATAATAAAACGGAAACAGCATGATCAAGCTAATCACAATAAGTATAAGCGCATTGAGCGCATTCATCGACTTACTTCGCCAACTTAAATAGGAATTCATTCCCTTCACCTCCCATTTTGATGATTAAAAGACGCCTTCTTCACCGAATCGCTTCGCCAAACGGTTTGCTCCAACAATCAAGATCAAGCCGACGAACGATTTGAATAGACCGACCGCAGTCGCGAAACTAAAGTCCGATTGTTCGATCCCTTTGTAGTAAACGAATGTATCCAGCACGTTGCCCATCTCCCTGTTAAACGGATTAATCATCAAGAAGATTTGTTCAAAACCAACATCGAGGACGCTCCCGAGCCGTAAAATCAATAAAATGACAATCGTGCTGCGAATAGCAGGCAGCGTAATATGCCAAATCTGCCTCAACCGGCTTGCACCGTCGACAACAGCCGCTTCGTACAAGCTTGGGTTCACACCGGATAAGGCGGCGAGGAAAATAATCGTACCCCAGCCGGATTCCTTCCAGATCACTTCCAGGACGATCAAGGGCATGAACCAGCCAGGCTCCTGTAGAAAGGGGATCGGCTGCATCCCAAATACATGGGATAATAGTTGATTAACAATTCCCTCTGATTTGAGAAATACCGTTGCGATTCCAACGACTACCACCCACGATAAAAAGTGTGGCAAATATATGATGGATTGAATAATACGCTTCAGCTTCTCGCTGCGTAGTTCATTTAGCATGAGTGACAAAAGAATCGAAAACGGGAAAGCAAACACAATCTGCAAAAAGGACAAGTATAGCGTGTTCCAGATAACACGGATCACTTCGCTATCTTCAAAAATCTTCTTAAAATGTTTCATCCCAACCCAATCGCTATGAAGAAATCCTTTAAATGCACTGAAATCCTGAAAGGCGATCATATTGCCCAACATAGGAACGTAGCGGTAAACAATGAAATAAGCAAGACCCGGCAGAAGGAGCAGATACAAATATTTCTCTTTCCACAATCTAGCTGCGAGTGAATTTCTCTTCTTCTTCACAACCCTATTTTCTGTGATTAATTCCATTGTCTTCCCCCTTATATTTATGTACTATAAAAAGATCACGCAGGAAGGTGTAATCGTTTTCAATTTGATGATAGGCGTTGGCATAACGCCGAACTACGGGACCATCAGTCGCTGTTGCTATAAGACCCATACTAATCAGAAAGTTGGGAAGAGACTATCCATAAAATTTTCATTACTGATCATTTCTTCGGAAAATCCGTAAAAAAGCACAATTTTCAATAAAATAATCACTCTTATTCCGAAGGAGGATGCAAGAACATGCGAAGAATACGACAGTTGAAACTTAATACCCGCTCTATTTTTGTCAAATTACTGATAAGCTTCCTAGTGATCATCCTTCTGTTTGTTTCGTTTAATTTATTTTCGCTTGCATTTTTCAGACAGAGCGTACGCGACGAGCTGATTAAATACAACGATACCAACATGTCCAATACGACTCACGACTTTGAAGAATATTTTCAACTGCTGAACAGCCTCATTGTCAATTTGTACTTGAACAACAACCTGCGGGATTCAAATTCAGCATCCATCGATTATGTTGCCGCCAATCATGTGATCGACGATCTGCGAAACACGGTCTCCAATCCCCGTTTATATTTAAATAACTTGTTTGTCTACGATATTAAACACTCACTTGTTCTCGAAAAAGCAAGAGGAGCAAGTCCAGAAGCGATATTCAGCCAACTTTATACGAATCCCGACTACACCTATGACTTCTGGAAACGGGAATTTGCGCAAAAAGTCTATTTCAAAATGTATCCGGCAGCTACCTTTACCGAGGCTCCAAATCTTAGTCCAGTTTCACAAACCGGCCTTGTTTTTCCTTTAATGATAAAAAGCGATTTTTATCCCGACTATATTATGCTTGCCTTTATCGATACCAATAGGTTATACAAGGCGTTCCATCAATCGATCAATAATAACTTTTACATGTTGGACAATCTGGGGCGTCCTTTGTTCTCGTCCGATTCTACCAGTCGGCATCAACTTCCGGTTTTGGAGCCGGGCAAAGATTGGATCAAGGAAAACGGGAATTATTATTTTTATAAAAAAGGGGAGGTTACTGGGTTTACGTATGTCAATATTGTCCCGGATGCCGCGATTTCGTCCCAGATATTCAAATTGAACTTGACGTTGATTGCGCTTCTCGTGATTTCGGTCCTTATCAGCATTGCAGTGTCCGTCTTCTTTAGTATGAGGTTTAATAATCCGGTCAAAAAAATAGTGGATTCGATTCGGCATTTTAACGAAAAAAATACGCTTGCCAAACACACGAACGAATTTGACCTGATTAAAGAAAATATTGGTTTCATGTTGAAATCGAATCAGGATGCCCACATGAACTTGGAGAAAAAAACGTCACTTCTGCGTTATTACGGTTACATGAACCGGCTAAAACGTATCCATGGTGATCCCGATGAGGTCCATGCTTCCGATGAAATGAACCAGCCGTTTCGCTTTATCTTGTTTCAACTCACGTTCAAAATGCAGTTTTCTCAGGATATAAGCGAAGAAAAGGAACGCGCCACCTACTATATTAGGGAGTATGTCAATCAAGCGATGGGCAAAGAATTGAATGATGCCCATACCTTTCAGATTGAAACGGATCAAATATTGTCTATTGTGTATATCAATGATCAATCCCAGCAATGGATGGAAGTTTTAAATACGATTAAGCACGTCCTGGCAACCGATAAGGACTACTTTTTTTTCACAATAGCCGTTAGTGATTTATACGAGCACTCTTCTGAGCAGACCTCAGCCTATGAACAAGTCGTGAAATTGGTCAAACATCGCCCATTTGACGATGAGACAAGGATTTTATATGACGTGGACGTGATAGAGGAGTCTTTCTTGCTCCCAAGTACCCTCGAACAGGAAATCAACGTCAACCTGCAGGAAGGAAACGATACCCTGGTATTACAAACGCTGCGCCGTGTTCTTAAGCAAATGAAAAAGAAAGAGGTGAGCACGCCAGTTTTCTATCGGTTTGCGGAGGAAATAACCGATAAAGTCCAGCGAATACTAAACTCTCTGCATCTGGAAACAAATCAAGTGGCGGATTCGGCGAAATCGATCCGGCTCATGCATACCGCCGAGGAATTGGATCAATATTTCGAGATGATGCTGAACGAAGCGGGGCGGTTAATCCGGTTGAAAAAGGAAGAACGCGACCCGATTGTCAGCTTTATTGTGGACTATTTGCAGGATCATTACTCGGAAGATATCACATTGGATCTAATCGCTGGTAAACTGAACATTACCGGAGGTTATTTATCCACTTATTTTAAGGAAAAAACGGGAACCAATTTCGTTGACTTCGTTAATGAGTTCCGCATCAAGCAGGCCGTTAATCTGCTTCTGCAAACAGATATGAAAATTCAAGATATTGCGCTTCAAGCAGGCTATCAAACCATGAGTTCCTTTAACCGCATCTTTAAAAAGCATCAAGGCGTTACGCCAAGCGAATATCGAAGAAATAACATCCAAACGACATCCAACCCATATTTCATGATTATGGATAATAGTCGTGAATTTGGTCATTCTAATGCTATCGTCCACTGTGCGACGAATGATACTGAAGATGACGGGGTGTGAACGTAAACGCATGTTACAGGGTAAAAAAAAGCATGTCTGGATTATTCTAATCTGTATCGCCTTGTTTTGCTCATCCACAACCACCGCTTTTGCCTATGGTAAAGGGGCTAAGGGACCTGATGTCTATGCGGTGCAAGGGATGCTGAAGTCACTTGGCTACTATAGCGGACCTATAACGGGCTACTATGGTAATCAAACTTCATCGGGTGTTAAAGCGTTTCAAACCAGATATGGCCTTCCTGCGACGGGGAATGTAGATGATCAAACGCTGCAATCCATCCTGTGGGCTTACGGTAATTTGAAAATTGCCAAGAAGCAGACACCAGCGCCGGCTCCTCCGCCAGCCGCACCTAAGCCTACACCTAAACCGCAAGTCCCATCGACTACGGAATTAACAGTGGAGGAGCAGCAAATGCTTGACTTGGTCAACAAGGAGCGTGCTGCTGTGGGGCTTTCTCCACTAGCTGTTGACCCTGCGCTTACCAAAACGGCTAGACTAAAAAGCCAAGATATGGTCGACAACAATTACTTCTCCCACGATTCACCGACGTATGGTTCGCCATTCGATATGATGGAGAAATTCGGTATTACGTACAACGCGGCAGGAGAGAATATTGCTTGCAATCAAAGTGTCCAAGCGGCTCATCAGGCACTGATGAATTCTCCAGGACACAAAGCGAATATACTCAGCAAAGACTATACCCACATTGGGATCGGCATCGTAAACGGCGGTCCGTGCGGTAAAATGTTTACCCAGCAGTTTATTGGAAAATGAAAAAAAGAGCCCTTTGGGGCTCTTTTTTCATGAGTATAAGATTCAAGTTGTAGATACCGGCTTAATCGCTTCCGTCCACTCGGTGAATTTTTGTAAGGCAGCCCCTTGCTCAATCGCATGTCGGGCCAAATAAATCCCTTCTTCAATGGACCCTGCTTTCTGGGAAACCCACAGACGCACAGCACTGTTCAGTAAAACCATATTCAAGTAGGGGAGCTCGGCATCTCCGCGAAGAACGGATAATACAGTTTCTGCTTGCAGTTGAGCGGTCCATTCAACTTCCGGCACCTCGACCATTAATTCGTAAATCTCAGGATCAACAATGAATAATTCACTAGAACCCTCTTGGATAAGGAATGTCCGCGTGCGCTTGTCAACGGAAAGGTCTTCGGAGCCTTCCATACCCTGCACAACAATACCGCTAGAGACGCCCAATTCG
It contains:
- a CDS encoding Gfo/Idh/MocA family protein translates to MKELTAVLIGAGARGAHGYAPYAIHYPHLLKFVAVAESNPERRASFAKEHGIPENRCFDSWEKLLEQPQMADIAMICTQDRMHYHPTLQALNNKYHVLLEKPMSPSPKECLEMEKASKENNRLLTICHVLRYTPFWSAIKRLIQEDRIGQVVSIQLNENVGYWHIAHSFVRGNWNNSDTSSPMILSKSCHDMDVLSWLMDQPCVRVSSYGSLMHFHSGNAPEGSTDYCVNGCSVESTCPYSAPRFYLGEGKGWARHFTEELTRENIVKGLKETPYGRCVYKSDNNVVDHQVVNMEFANGATAMFSMCGFTRHQERRIQIMGTKGELRGDENKLTLLDFVTHEETEIKIATPTSGHGGGDSGIVSSFLEEVRNYDGGESLTSASASVRSHLMAFAAEESRLNHGKSIDLSEFAIHQRLF
- a CDS encoding extracellular solute-binding protein, which encodes MQMKRITTVLLSLTMTGSLAACSTGQSAAPQETGKAGTDTGKKVMINWFEGSWEDPVPPPDSEAVKAINEKFKVDFKSQYIPWDTYDEKLAVKMASGDLPDVIGMEEVDSNFVKWAKQGAYLPLDEFIKQYDTFKAVPDYVWDPLRVDGKIYGIPTYFTAKGGKKPLIRQDWLDKLGLKMPTTYDELKQVVTAFAKNDPDGNGKDDTVGLGLAKGIYYDPGFGAYYSNTAWYHKNPSGQLIPGNISQANKEKIQFLADVYKAGALNKDWAVTKYNDVFKAFNAGKVGIWYDQPGPGGPSGVDFEVLKKNDPKAVVVPIPPFKTADGNSGYTLGTGFYRMYMISSKLKNDPNKVKRILEIIDYFRKPVPFDQQNPKNEYYDWMNGHEGKGYKMVDGIAQQITENRSNVAPNAYILNEGWQTGDDILYDYAKMNKTAEGKVFNQQLADLLKSSPFYVNPLNRIHPLTFMEKKTELNQYITDETTKMVVGQRPISDWDKMVDEWMAKGGKQAIDEVNKELNDLKLKGEWKK
- a CDS encoding carbohydrate ABC transporter permease encodes the protein MNSYLSWRSKSMNALNALILIVISLIMLFPFYYMIVTSFTSYAEFVQKELLLFPKTWVLDAYNYIFDSKAFVRSIGVTVFVTIVGSLISLVLTSMMAYALSRQIWGQRFYLFLVLFTFVFGAGIIPTYLVIKATHLLNTYWALIIPGAINSFNLIVMRQFFMGIPQDLSEAAYMDGANDLQIFSRIIIPLSKPALAAFGLFYAVSNWNTYFSALIYMSDPAKWTVQVVLRQIVILEQAAGTLSDGHQMGLAQNPPPAETIGMAAVLLATIPILLVYPFLQKHFAKGVMLGSVKG
- a CDS encoding ABC transporter permease, giving the protein MELITENRVVKKKRNSLAARLWKEKYLYLLLLPGLAYFIVYRYVPMLGNMIAFQDFSAFKGFLHSDWVGMKHFKKIFEDSEVIRVIWNTLYLSFLQIVFAFPFSILLSLMLNELRSEKLKRIIQSIIYLPHFLSWVVVVGIATVFLKSEGIVNQLLSHVFGMQPIPFLQEPGWFMPLIVLEVIWKESGWGTIIFLAALSGVNPSLYEAAVVDGASRLRQIWHITLPAIRSTIVILLILRLGSVLDVGFEQIFLMINPFNREMGNVLDTFVYYKGIEQSDFSFATAVGLFKSFVGLILIVGANRLAKRFGEEGVF
- a CDS encoding helix-turn-helix domain-containing protein translates to MRRIRQLKLNTRSIFVKLLISFLVIILLFVSFNLFSLAFFRQSVRDELIKYNDTNMSNTTHDFEEYFQLLNSLIVNLYLNNNLRDSNSASIDYVAANHVIDDLRNTVSNPRLYLNNLFVYDIKHSLVLEKARGASPEAIFSQLYTNPDYTYDFWKREFAQKVYFKMYPAATFTEAPNLSPVSQTGLVFPLMIKSDFYPDYIMLAFIDTNRLYKAFHQSINNNFYMLDNLGRPLFSSDSTSRHQLPVLEPGKDWIKENGNYYFYKKGEVTGFTYVNIVPDAAISSQIFKLNLTLIALLVISVLISIAVSVFFSMRFNNPVKKIVDSIRHFNEKNTLAKHTNEFDLIKENIGFMLKSNQDAHMNLEKKTSLLRYYGYMNRLKRIHGDPDEVHASDEMNQPFRFILFQLTFKMQFSQDISEEKERATYYIREYVNQAMGKELNDAHTFQIETDQILSIVYINDQSQQWMEVLNTIKHVLATDKDYFFFTIAVSDLYEHSSEQTSAYEQVVKLVKHRPFDDETRILYDVDVIEESFLLPSTLEQEINVNLQEGNDTLVLQTLRRVLKQMKKKEVSTPVFYRFAEEITDKVQRILNSLHLETNQVADSAKSIRLMHTAEELDQYFEMMLNEAGRLIRLKKEERDPIVSFIVDYLQDHYSEDITLDLIAGKLNITGGYLSTYFKEKTGTNFVDFVNEFRIKQAVNLLLQTDMKIQDIALQAGYQTMSSFNRIFKKHQGVTPSEYRRNNIQTTSNPYFMIMDNSREFGHSNAIVHCATNDTEDDGV
- a CDS encoding CAP domain-containing protein, which produces MLQGKKKHVWIILICIALFCSSTTTAFAYGKGAKGPDVYAVQGMLKSLGYYSGPITGYYGNQTSSGVKAFQTRYGLPATGNVDDQTLQSILWAYGNLKIAKKQTPAPAPPPAAPKPTPKPQVPSTTELTVEEQQMLDLVNKERAAVGLSPLAVDPALTKTARLKSQDMVDNNYFSHDSPTYGSPFDMMEKFGITYNAAGENIACNQSVQAAHQALMNSPGHKANILSKDYTHIGIGIVNGGPCGKMFTQQFIGK